In Arachis stenosperma cultivar V10309 chromosome 1, arast.V10309.gnm1.PFL2, whole genome shotgun sequence, one DNA window encodes the following:
- the LOC130940467 gene encoding ASC1-like protein: MDLIQQLKSLYSCDWHQESFPDYYDFSILPFFAFFFPCIRFFLDRFVFEKLGRRLIFGKGHKQLDFQNDERRKKIRKFKESAWKCVYFLSAEVFALSVTYDEPWFTNTRNFWVGPGSQVWPEQKIKLKLKALYMYAAGFYSYSIFALIFWETRRSDFGVSMGHHVATVILIVLSYIFRFARVGSVVLALHDASDVFLEIGKMSKYSGAETIASIAFILFVLSWVLLRLIYYPFWILWSTSYEVLLTLDKEKHKVVGPIYYYVFNSLLYCLLVLHIYWWVLIFRMLVRQIQARGKISDDVRSDSEDEDSHED; encoded by the exons ATGGATTTGATTCAGCAGCTCAAGTCCTTGTACTCCTGCGACTGGCACCAAGAATCTTTCCCTGACTACTATGATTTCTCAATCCTTCCGTTCTTCGCATTCTTCTTCCCTTGCATTCGCTTCTTCCTCGATAGATTCGTCTTTGAG AAATTGGGTAGACGATTGATATTTGGAAAGGGGCATAAGCAGCTGGATTTCCAGAATGATGAGAGAAGAAAAAAGATTAGGAAGTTCAAGGAATCAGCCTGGAAATGTGTTTATTTTCTGTCAGCAGAAGTTTTTGCTCTGTCCGTAACTTATGATGAACCTTGGTTTACTAATACAAGAAATTTTTGGGTGGGGCCAGGGAGCCAGGTCTGGCCAGAGCAAAAGATTAA GTTGAAACTGAAGGCACTCTACATGTATGCTGCTGGATTTTATTCTTACTCCATCTTTGCTTTAATATTTTGGGAAACACGGCGCTCTGACTTTGGGGTGTCCATGGGTCACCATGTGGCTACTGTCATTCTCATTGTGCTGTCTTACATTTTTAG GTTTGCTCGTGTTGGATCTGTTGTTTTAGCTCTTCATGATGCTagtgatgtgtttctggagatAGGGAAAATGTCCAAATACAGTGGTGCTGAAACAATTGCCAGCATTGCATTTATTCTATTTGTTTTATCTTGGGTCTTATTGCGCCTCATTTACTACCCATTCTGGATTCTCTGGAGTACAAG CTATGAAGTTTTGCTCACATTGGATAAGGAAAAGCACAAAGTGGTGGGTCCAATATATTATTATGTGTTCAACAGTCTTCTATATTGCTTGCTTGTTCTGCATATATACTGGTGGGTGCTGATATTTCGGATGCTTGTTAGACAAATTCAAGCAAGAGGAAAAATTAGTGATGATGTTCGATCTG ATTCAGAAGATGAAGATAGCCATGAAGATTGA
- the LOC130962462 gene encoding inorganic pyrophosphatase TTM2-like: MAEDTLDLDLPHRSAGLLRDRVHLVKRKDLDRYEIGAIQDQLSFEKGFFIVIRACKMLAQKNDGMILVGVAGPSGAGKTMLTEKILNFMPSIAVISMDNYNDASRIVDGNFDDPRLTDYETLLPNLHDLKAGKAVQVPIYDFKSSTRIGYRTVDVPSSRIVIIEGIYALNEKLRPLLDLRVSVTGGVHLDLVKRVIRDIQRAGQEPEEIIHQISETVYPMYKAFIEPDLQTAQIKIINKFNPFTAFQSPTYILKSARNVIVEQVKDVISKDFRETKEQTYDIYLLPPGEDPESCQSYLRMRNTDGKYVLMFEEWVTDDPFVISPRITFSVSVRLLGGLMALGYTIATILKRNSHIFCDDSVCVKLDWLEQLNRHYVQVLGGDRLLVINKAQQLGLEGSYIPRTYIEQIQHEKLGKEVMALPEDLKTTLSLDDDFASSPKEFADQVSMTMRHKQIGLSRSFTNLRDRNQAKLGGYVSNNRDLHERNDLDESKTMANEGAITQLLERISCLYDRMDDFTNCIEEMNFKLSLKKICQCQQNMHLQVGSCNGCSSTSYFITSLSKGSSVVSPPPTKEFILMDEISGIVRGQHQIMHQLDNLNKLLVGKMEERTHQTSPMKKGALISATTHSDSTGPQVMGLAFGCLGIFFVMGIFYRLR, encoded by the exons ATGGCTGAAGATACTTTGGATCTTGATTTGCCTCATAGAAGTGCTGGCCTTTTAAGAGATCGAGTTCATTTGGTTAAAAGGAAAGACTTGGATCGTTATGAGATCGGGGCAATCCAAGATCAGTTATCATTCGAGAAAGGATTCTTTATAGTAATCCGCGCGTGCAAGATGTTGGCGCAGAAGAATGATGGAATGATATTGGTAGGTGTGGCAGGTCCTTCAGGAGCAGGGAAGACTATGTTAACAGAAAAGATCCTAAACTTCATGCCAAGCATTGCAGTAATTTCCATGGACAATTACAATGATGCTAGTAGAATTGTTGATGGAAACTTTGATG ATCCACGCTTAACGGATTATGAAACATTGCTCCCAAATTTACATGATTTAAAGGCAGGAAAGGCAGTCCAGGTTCCTATATATGATTTCAAATCGAGTACACGAATAGGATACAG AACTGTTGATGTTCCAAGCTCCCGAATTGTGATCATAGAGGGAATCTATGCCTTGAATGAGAAGTTACGGCCGCTATTAGACCTTCGAGTATCTGTCACCGGTGGAGTACACCTTGACCTTGTTAAAAGAGTTATACGTGACATACAACGAGCCGGACAAGAACCTGAAGAAATCATTCACCAAATATCAGAAACA GTATATCCAATGTACAAAGCATTTATTGAGCCAGATCTTCAAACTGCACAAATCAAAATCATTAACAAGTTCAATCCATTCACCGCATTCCAAAGTCCTACATACATATTAAAG TCAGCAAGGAATGTAATAGTGGAACAAGTTAAAGATGTGATCTCCAAAGATTTTCGCGAAACAAAGGAGCAGACTTATGACATATATCTTCTACCTCCTGGTGAAGATCCAGAGAGTTGCCAATCCTATTTACGAATGCGAAATACAGATGGAAAATATGTTCTTATGTTCGAG GAATGGGTGACAGATGATCCATTTGTGATATCCCCGAGAATCACTTTTTCGGTCAGTGTTCGTCTCCTCGGCGGACTAATGGCGTTGGGATACACAATAGCAACCATCCTTAAAAGAAACAGCCATATCTTTTGTGATGATAGTGTTTGTGTTAAACTAGATTGGCTTGAGCAACTTAATAGACATTATGTTCAG GTACTTGGAGGAGATCGTTTACTTGTAATTAACAAAGCGCAGCAGTTGGGTCTAGAAGGTTCCTACATTCCTCGAACCTACATAGAACAGATTCAACatgaaaagcttggaaaagaagttATG GCCCTGCCGGAAGATTTAAAGACGACGTTGAGCCTCGACGACGACTTTGCGTCGAGCCCGAAAGAATTTGCTGACCAGGTTTCCATGACCATGAGACATAAGCAAAT AGGTTTGTCTAGATCATTTACAAATCTAAGAGACAGGAATCAAGCCAAACTTGGAGGTTATGTCTCCAACAATAGAGATCTTCATGAAAGAAATGATTTGGATGAATCAAAAACAATGGCAAATGAG GGAGCCATAACTCAACTTTTAGAAAGAATTTCTTGCTTATATGATAGAATGGATGATTTTACAAACTGCATTGAAGAGATGAACTTCAAGTTATCTCTGAAGAAAATTTGTCAATGCCAACAAAATATGCACCTACAAGTTGGTTCATGCAATGGTTGTTCTTCCACCTCTTACTTCATCACTAGCTTGAGCAAAGGTTCCTCCGTCGTGTCGCCACCACCGACTAAGGAGTTTATCTTAATGGATGAG ATATCAGGTATTGTAAGGGGTCAGCATCAAATCATGCATCAATTGGACAATCTTAATAAACTACTTGTGGGGAAAATGGAAGAAAGGACTCACCAAACAAGCCCCATGAAGAAAGGTGCATTAATAAGTGCTACAACACATTCAGATTCAACTGGACCACAAGTTATGGGTTTGGCTTTTGGTTGTTTGGGAATATTCTTTGTGATGGGTATTTTTTATAGATTGAGGTAG
- the LOC130962557 gene encoding S-adenosylmethionine decarboxylase proenzyme-like, whose product MAIATSAIGFEGFEKRLEVAFFCPGIFSDPEGKGLRSLTKSQLDEILAPAACTIVSSLSNDEVDSYVLSESSLFVYPYKIIIKTCGTTKLLLSIPPILKFAEMLSLNVQSVRYSRGSFIFPSAQPFPHRNFSEEVAVLDSYFGKLGLGSMAYTMGGSDKAHNWHVYSASAEPVRVSDSVYTMEMCMTGLDREKASVFYKEQSDSAATMTANSGIRSILPESQICDFDFEPCGYSMNSVEGAAVSTIHVTPEDGFSYASFEACGYNLESLNLNQLVENVLTCFHPSEFLIAVHVDVATHTFKQSCSLDVDGYCRKERCYQGLGRGGSVLYQKFVKTPGCGSPRTPLKLWKDEEEEV is encoded by the coding sequence ATGGCTATTGCAACATCTGCAATTGGTTTCGAAGGCTTTGAAAAGAGGTTAGAGGTAGCCTTTTTCTGCCCAGGAATCTTCTCTGACCCTGAGGGAAAGGGCCTTAGGTCTCTAACGAAGTCCCAGTTGGATGAGATCTTAGCACCGGCTGCGTGCACCATTGTTTCCTCATTGTCTAATGATGAAGTTGACTCATACGTTCTCTCTGAGTCAAGCCTATTTGTCTATCCATACAAGATCATCATCAAAACCTGTGGTACTACCAAATTGCTGCTTTCAATTCCACCCATTTTGAAGTTCGCTGAGATGCTTTCCCTGAACGTTCAGTCTGTAAGGTACAGCCGCGGAAGTTTTATTTTTCCATCTGCTCAGCCCTTTCCCCATCGGAACTTTTCCGAGGAAGTAGCAGTCTTGGATTCCTACTTTGGGAAGCTTGGCTTAGGAAGTATGGCTTACACTATGGGTGGCTCGGACAAAGCACACAATTGGCATGTATACTCTGCTTCAGCAGAGCCTGTCCGAGTGTCTGACTCTGTTTACACTATGGAGATGTGCATGACTGGTTTGGACAGAGAGAAAGCATCAGTTTTCTACAAAGAACAATCTGATTCAGCAGCCACGATGACTGCCAATTCCGGTATTAGGAGTATCCTTCCGGAATCTCAGATATgcgattttgattttgaaccTTGTGGCTATTCAATGAACTCTGTAGAAGGAGCTGCTGTTTCTACAATTCATGTTACTCCGGAAGATGGTTTCAGCTATGCCAGCTTTGAAGCATGCGGATATAACTTGGAATCGCTGAATCTCAACCAGTTGGTCGAGAACGTTCTGACATGCTTCCATCCAAGTGAGTTTCTGATTGCTGTTCATGTGGATGTTGCTACCCATACATTTAAGCAGAGTTGTTCTTTGGATGTGGATGGATACTGCCGCAAAGAGAGGTGCTACCAAGGGCTGGGAAGAGGTGGTTCTGTTCTCTACCAGAAATTTGTTAAGACTCCTGGCTGTGGCTCACCTAGAACCCCTCTGAAACTCtggaaagatgaagaagaagaagtgtaG